A window of Pithys albifrons albifrons isolate INPA30051 chromosome 19, PitAlb_v1, whole genome shotgun sequence genomic DNA:
gctggggcctgGCCCTTGCATTCCTTGCATGCCATCGGTGCCACTTGGCCACTGCGAAGGGCTGGGGACTGCTCATCAGCCCTGCTCTTCTGGGCATCTGGCAGCTCCACAGTCTGGTTCCATCCAGACCCCTGActgccagctgggagcagaggctgtgccaggagcctgTCAGGGCTGATTCCCAAGGCCACATGTGCTGACCTGACTGCATCTCTGCTCAGTGCCCAGTGACCTGACCCCGGAGGAGTGCCAGGAGCTGGAAAACATCCGCCGCCgcaagcaggagctgctggctgaTATACAGGTCTGGTGCTGAGGGATGATGCCCATGCAATCCTGCTGTCCCAGAGAACAGCCTGGGAGGCAGAGGACAGTCTCCCTGCTCATGTCACTGACAGGGTCCCTGCAGCCCCGCCCAAGGTCTCTCACCCCactgccacacagcacagcctctgAGGGACCCtggagacagggacagggtcTCCACAAGGACGCGATTCCAGGtggcagctgccctgccctgccctgccctgccgagGCAGCCGTGACTttccctgtgcccctcagagctctgggccGTGCAGTTGTGCTGTTCCCTGGCTCACTGGTGTCTGTGCCAGCCCTTGCCTGGCACGGGCAGTGACTGTGTGTCTGGGCCAGGCCACTGCCTTGGCAAGTGCCTGCGAGGTCAGAGCTCATCTGGGGCACAGTCAGTCTTGTCCCCTATTAAGGTGTTAGAGGCTAATTACTGCCATATGCTGGGCATGATCTGAAGGGATTAAGGGTAATTTTGTTAACCTCCGAATCTCTTCCTTCCTGCTTGCTGGAAGTGTTGTGATGTGCAGGGATTAGCAGCTGGGAGGTGGGGGGAGGGCAGCCAGTTCCACTGCTGGCTCCATGAGGTGGTTCAGCCCCAGGGGTGACAAATGAGGGGGAATGGGGCTGCctctggggctggggggtggaGGGTTTGAGGTAGAGACCCCTCAAAAGTGCCCTCTCTTCCCGCAGCGCCTGAAGGATGAGATAGCAGAAGTGACAAATGAGATCGAGAACCTGGGCTCCACGGAGGAGAGGTGAGTCCCAGCCCAGGGCCCTGCTGAGCCCCCTCTGGCGCCGTGTGGGAACTGAGGGCAACCCTGGCCCACAAGTATGGGTGTGAGTGGCTTTACCAGGCGCTCTGGGCTCCTGGAAGTGGGATTCCAGACTTAACTGCTGCTCCCAGGTCTGTTTTTCCAAACCGCAGCCTCTGTCTGGCTGCGGGTACTGCTGGGCTTTGTTATTCTGCGCTGGTGCAGGCGGTGCCAGCTGGGATTACAGGTCCCGGCATCTGGCGGCAACCAACTCCCAGCACCATTCCCAATCACCCACTGGGGCATCAAGCCTTtcccctcctgccagccccactgCTCTCCCCAGAGCCCCACCGCAGCCAGCTTACACCAGCCTGCCCATGCAGGGGTGACCTGCCTGCACCCCCTATGCTCAGGGTTGACCCCAGCAGTGGGCAAGGCAGCCCCGCTCTTCTCTGGGGCCCGGCAggccaggagcagccccagtcccaggccacagtgcagggcaggcacagagcagtgtgtCGGCCCAGCCTGACCCTCCCCACAgggtgctgccccaggggcCCGGCAGAGACGTCAGGTCCCTGCTGGGGTCTCAGAGCTGCTTCGTGACTTGCAGGAAAAACATGCAGAGGAACAAGCAGGTGGCCATGGGCAGGAAGAAATTCAACATGGATCCCAAGAAGGTACCTTGGagtggggagcagggctggtcaccagcctgtggggctgtgctgggctctgccacctcccagtCTGAGTGCCTGCAGCGAGGGCAGAGCCCGTGGGCAGGGGCGTGGgcaggctggcaggggcagctgcagaCCTGTGAGTAGCCCCTCTTGCACTGCTGCAGGGCATCCAGTTTCTGATCGAGAATGACCTGCTGAAGAACACATGTGAGGACATTGCTCAGTTCCTGTACAAGGGAGAGGGCCTCAACAAGACAGCCATTGGAGACTACCTGGGCGAGAGGTGTGCTGGCTGGGGTCTTCTGGGGATGTTCTGGGCTGCTGCCACCTGAGAGATggggcactgcagctctgagcaaaCTGGGCAGCTGAGTGGGGGTACCCGAGAGGCTGGGGGCAGTTGAGGGTATTCAGTCCGTGGCCAGTGTGTGCAGACGAGCCCAGGACATGAGCTGGAAGTAGCTGCAGCTTCTCCCTATGAACGAGCAGAGtctggagcagggcagtgacagtgggGCCACTCAGCAGTCACAGGATTGCTGATCATGCACCCCTCGTGCTCTGGCTTTGTTTCTGCAGGGATGAGTTCAACATCCAAGTCCTTCATGCCTTTGTGGAGCTGCACGAGTTCACTGACCTTAACCTTGTGCAGGCCCTACGGTAAGCAAGGGGCCAGGAGCTGAGCATGGCCCGTCTTGGGGGTGGTAGAGGACCATGGTGGCTTGAGCATAGTCAAGGGACCATGGAGTCCTCAAGTCAGTGCCACAACTTGCTCTCCACAGGCAGTTCCTGTGGAGTTTTCGGCTGCCTGGGGAGGCGCAGAAGATCGACCGGATGATGGAGGCCTTTGCCCAGCGGTACTGCCAGTGTAACCCTGGTGTCTTCCAGTCCACAGGTGAGCACCTGCCCCAGACCCTCTCCCTGGCATTCTGCCCTGCAGCTGACTTTCCCTTCTGCCCTGCAGACACGTGCTATGTGCTCTCCTTCGCCATCATCATGCTGAACACGAGCCTGCACAACCCCAACGTGAAGGACAAGCCCACAGCGGAGCGATTCATCGCCATGAACCGTGGCATCAACGACGGGGGAGACctgcctgaggagctgctccGGGTGAGGGCCAGGGCATGGAGGGGCCATGGCCAGGCTACAGAGCTggccaggagcagggcccaCCGCAGGGcttcagggcagagcagagctgacacCATGTGTCATTGTACCAGAATCTCTATGAGAGCATCAAGAATGAGCCCTTCAAAATCCCTGAGGATGATGGCAACGACCTCACCCACACCTTCTTCAACCCCGACCGCGAGGGCTGGCTCCTGAAGCTTGGTGAGTGCTCGTGGCCTGGGAGGGCATGCTGTGcccaagggcagagctgggacatggGTGCAATGTTGCTGGGCTTCCCAcacctctcctgctgccccgGCATGAGGAGGCTGCAGACAGGGGCACAGCCCCCTCGGGAAAGGCGTCCATACATCCAGCAGCCCTCCATCTTCCCTCGACTGGGCAGCAGGAGTAGACTCAGACCCAATGAGGGCCTGCAGAGTGGCTGGGTGGGTGTCCTGGGGAATTCTGCCTCTAGACTGGGCAAGCGCCCAGAGTGCAGAACTGGTACCAAGGTTTGGTGTCAAAGCACAGAGACCTTGAGGTCCTTCAGGTCATCGAGTCACAGCAGGGTGTGTTGGAACAGGCCCCTGGGAGAGAGTGGCAAGCTGCCGCAGGCTGCGTATGTCCACCCTCCATGCCACAGACAAGCCCCTGCCTCACCTTCCCACAGCATTATCACCTCTGCATCCCAGCTCCACATGCAGGCAGCGTGCATGGCATCCCTGCTGCACCGCCCGGCTCCCGTGGCCGGAGCCCTCCGCGCCCTGGCTCCTGTGGCTTCTCTTCTCAGCACCTCTGGGGAATCCTCTGCCCGGTTTCAGCGAGGAGGGATGGGTGCTGGCAGGATCAGGGTCCAGTGGGGCCTTTCCCTGGGGTTCTGAGTGAGTTCAGGATTCATGATGAATGGTCACCCGCCTCGAGATGGGAGAGGGGCCTTATCCCCAGCCCAGTGGATGAACAAGAGCCACctgctccccaccctggggTAGGGGGACACAGAGGACAGCTCCAGGCTCTCCTGTCCCCGACAAGTCCAGTGCCCAGCAGGTGCACACAGGTTCAGCTTGGCACTGCCACAGTCAGcagacagcagggcagagagggagcAGAGTGGCTGTGGGCCCCATCTCTCtcatggggcagggagggacccCATTAGTCAACCATGAGACGCAGGGAGCCaagccctgtgcctggcagctgAGGAGCCCCATCCCACAGAGCCACAGTGAGCCAGGGCAGTTGGTTGGCCCTCATGGTCATACTGCCAGCCTGACCCCCCACAGCTTCACCGCTGCAGCCTGGCCCCACTGACCTGCAGGGTGAGGGGGGGCTTGGGGAtgcctctttttatttttttcccttttttttttttaattttcttttctccctcattTGTATGTTTCCATGATTTTGgctcttcctttccctgcccccCAACTCCAGGAGGTACGTaccccttcccctgctctgctcacactGCTGGGGCTTCGTTTCCTTTGCGTTTTTAATTGCTGGTGGTGAGtctcattgctgctgctgctgctgctgctaacCCCGCACCGCCCGGGGACCTCGTCTGCCACGGGACACCGCCAGGCAGGGACGTGGGGTGCGGCCCCACCGATGCCACCTCTTCTCAAGGCCTATGGCCGCTTCCACCACCCTGGGGGACAACAGGGCCACAGTGGCTCCTTGCCCAGCTGCTGGCCAGGGCAATGCACCCAGCCATGCTTTTGCCATGTCCGCAGGCAGCTCCGGCTGGCCAGCATGTCTTTGCCTCTGGTGCCTCAAGGGATGGGGATGGGTTTGGTGTGTTCTTGCCAAGGACTGTGCACAGGGTGCGGGGTGGTGCCAAATGCCTGGAGCTGGATGGAAGCAGGCAAGAGCTATCTGTGtggtgccctgtgctgtgccaaggACTCACAGCAGTCCCCGTGTGGGCACcggtgctgccccagctccatcaCCTGCACCCCACGATGTCAGGGCATCAGTGCTGGCCCTTGGAAccactgtggggcagggactggggtgGGCACCCAGCTGGTATGAGGCAGCAGGGGGCACAGTGCACACTATGGCTCCTCATGTCCATGCCAAACCTGGTGTGCATGGGTGGGTGCTCATCCCACATCAGCATTGTTGCAGTGGCCGTTGGGGAGggggagctgggcctggggCTGAGTGGGACCTGCTGCACCCAGGGAGCAGCTTCTCTTGCTGTGCTGGCGGCTGTGgggcccagccctggctcggcACAAAGTCCCCCTGTCCACCTGGGAAGCTGCCTAGCTGCAGTGTCCTCTAGCCATTCTGAGTGTGTGCTTGAGTGGGAATGGGcgcagtgcccccagcccggcACCCCGCCCTCACCTCCATCCTCATCCATCTGCTTCCCGCTCCGGCTCGGTGCGGTGTGTGCTGCCTGTTGCTGCTGCCCACCgctgcctggctctgcttgGCTCTGTGTGTCCGCCCgggcctgtgctgctggagcctctgtgtgtccccacGGCTCCCGCGCTGCCATGCACCGTGTGCCCGGCCACACTCCGCAGGGCTGTGCCCAactgcccctctctgctcccaggaggCAGGGTGAAGACATGGAAGCGGCGCTGGTTCATCCTGACCGACAACTGCCTTTACTACTTCGAGTATACGACGGTGAGTGGGCTGTGCATGGAGTGAGCCAagctgggacagggaaggggctggattGGGGGTGTCCATCCCACAGCTAAACCTCTCCTTGGCCGTGCCAGGATAAGGAGCCCCGTGGCATCATCCCCCTGGAGAACCTGAGCATCCGCGAGGTGGAGGACTCGAAGAAGCCCGTGAGTGCTGCAGTAGTGTTCTCTGGGTTTTGGGGCCAGCCCTGATGCTTTGGCTTGaatgggaaaggctgggaggtGTTGCAGACCCCTGGGATGCCCCTAGGAGAGGTGGGGAGCCCCGCAGCAGTCACAGCCTCCACCTTCACAGCAGCTGGGTGCAGACCTGGGGACAGTCACTGCAGTGACTAGGACTGGTGGCAGGGCACGTGCAGGGTCGTAGTGTGATGATCACGGCATGTCCATCCCTCTCTGCTGCACTGGGATGGCTGTACTGGGGGAGCATGGCTCTGCCTCGTCCCTCCTGGCCTGGGGTCGCCTTTAAGGGAGGCACTACCTCTGAGCAGTCTTTCCCTCGCAGAACTGCTTCGAGCTCTACATCCCTGACAACAAGGACCAGGTGATCAAGGCCTGCAAGACGGAGGCAGATGGGCGTGTCGTGGAGGGGAACCATACTGTGTACCGCATCTCTGCCCCCACacctgaggagaaggaggagtggATCAAATGCATCAAGTGAGTACCCGGAGGAGCGTGTGGGGGCACAGTGCTtgacagggcacagcagggacgTGCCTGCTGCGCTTGAAGGAGACTGCTCTCTGGGGCACTCTGCAAGGGTGGGAGGAGCAAGCTTTCCCAGGGACATAAAGGCACCTGCCCAAGGCCCAGCCAGGCAGGTTGCACCCAACGCTGCAGTAGTTTGGCCTGACCCAGCCTTTGttcccctgccagggcagccaTCAGCCGGGACCCCTTTTATGAGATGCTGGCTGCCAGGAAGAAGAAGGTCTCCTCCACCAAGAGACACTAGCAGCCAGACTGGCCTTGTGAGGCCAACGTCCCCTCTGCAGCCTAAGCGTGCCCCTGTCCCGGGGGTCTGTGGGCTGGGGGCTCCACTGCAGCCTGGGTCTCGGGGCCCAGAGCCCAGCTTCAGCTTCACTCCTCCTgcgggaggagggagaggacaCTGGCATTTTGGAGCCTTTGGCCCTCCATCACTGCCCCATCGCCAGGACAGCGTCTTCACAGGCTCAAGCTGGAAcacagcatccctgggagcCTCAGCCTCAGCACCACAGgcaccctccctgctcctgcccccccACCAACCCTGTGGCCACACATGGCGCTGCATTCCCCCAGCACCTGTGTCCAGACACACTTGAAGTGTCCCATGAGGAGGACGAGCAGCTGTTGGTGAGCAGCTGGCAGTTTTGGGGTGCCACAGGTGCTGGGGTGCAGGGCATTCAGGCCTAGGGAGGCCCTGCAAAGACACAGCTCCCAGCCCTCGTTGTAGCGGGCCTGGGTCTGTCCTGGGtggccctgcagtgctgcctcagACTCTCACAGCAACCCCCTGCACCAGGAACGGTCTCCATGGGCACAGGAGTGCTGAAGGGCAGGGATTGTCACCATCATGGTCTGCAGTGGTGCCACACAGGGGAAAAACATGCCCTCGCCCAGCTGTGGGGGTTGTGCCTTGGATGAGGTAGCACTGGGTGGCATTGCCACTGGCATGTCCTTGCAGTACAGTCCCGTCATGCCAGGGTGGCATGGTGCCATGGTGGGACAtgctcagggctggagcttgcccTGGGGATGGCTGTGGCGGGGCCCTGGATGGGTAGGGTCTGCAGCCCCCCACTCTCTGCCTCGGAACCATCCATGTCGtgtcctgtccccatccccacgCATGGTCTGGAGGCGCCTGGATCAGTATTAGTCTATTTATCAGAGGTGTAAATACTCCTGTATAGTTTTCTCCTTGTAGATTATTTTGTATGTGGGTGGTTCAGTGCAGAGGCCTCGTGGGGATGGGAGGGACAggattttttattctttttttttttttttgcaatggCCTTGTAAACTAGTGGTGAGGATCAGCGGCAAATAAACACTGCACCGTGCTCCACTTGGtctcctgtgctctgtgtgcagctCGGGGTGGGCAGGAGTCTCCTGAACCTgccactgccagcccctgccctgtgcccacccttgAAGAGGCTCATGCTCCTCTCAGTCCAAGGTCTCGGTACGAACACTGCAGTGATGCCGTGTTGGATGAAGTGACAGCGCTGCAGCCAGTGCAGGTCTTGGTTTGAGCCTCTGCCTGCTCCACTTAGAAGCCCCATATTTCTCGGTGTGCTGGGGGTGTTCCTGTGCCCTCACCAGCTGTCCCTTGCCAGGAGAGTGCCTTGGGGACCTTGCCACAAGGCatggggtggctgtgctgggctgggacaactcctggtcctgcatcCTGCTATGCagtggggctggcactgagctTGGCTGGGCAGGGCGGTAGTTGCCCACCGCAGTGGCACTCAACTGCTCCGTACCAGAGGCCTGGTACAACAGGGGTGGTGGGATACCCACTTAGGTACCTTGTTCTGCAGTGGGGCTTGGGGATTCATACCCAGGTGGTACCAGCTGTGAGTAGGATCAAAGCCAAGTTGGGGACAAGGGTaagctgggagcacagagccTTTGCCAGCCatgctgctgccactggggctggcagggggagCTGGTCCAGCCTTGCACACTTGTGCCATGGTGGGGGTCTGCCAAAGCCAGGGGCTTTCCCTGCCTTGGTCTCTGGCCTCCCTGTGCCTCACATGACAGCAGCCCTTGGTACTGTGGCCTGAGTCAGGCCAGGGTGGGCAAACAACCCTTGCTGAGGGGTGGGGATGTGGCGGAGGAGAGGGCAgtcctgcagctgggctggtgccAGTGCCAGTTAAACTGGTGCCGAGTTCAGTTGGGGCCAGACTGTCAGTTGAACTGCTGATGGTGTCAGTTGGGGAGCAGACTGTGCCTGGAGGCGGTTGGAGGGTTGAGGGTGCGACAGGGCAGGGGAGCAGTAGGGACAGGTAGGACTGGAATCAGCTAGGGGGCAATGGAGCCAGGCAGGAATAGGGCAGGTGGGGGGACCATAGGGTcaaggcagggatggggcaggctGGGAAGCAGTGGGGTCGACGGGATAGGGCCAGGCAGGATGGGGTATGGGtgggtggtggggctgggggatgATGGGGCCAGGCGGGGATGGGACCAGCAGCTTCCAGTGAGGCTGCATGTGCAGAGGGAAGCCCGGGGCAGTGGAGgggtgggacaggcaggaggaggggcgGGCTGTGGGATCTGCACAGCCCgtggctgagcagggctttGCCCACTGGATGCCCTCAGGTGCTGGGGCCAAGTCCGGTGCTGGCGCAATGTCGGCCGGGCAGGACCCGCGGCTTGACTTTCTGGAgagctctgccacagccctACTGCGCATCCCGCCGGACAAGTGGAGCAAGTTTCTGAGCAGTGAGGAGGTCACGACCATGCTGGACAAGTTCTTCAAGCAGCAGGATATGCCAGAGTTGGTGTTAGGGCTGAACCCCTCTGGGCAACTCCTGCCCACTGCTTGCTTCCCGCCCACCCTAAAGGGCAAGGGTATCTACTTcgtgaagaagaagagggagaacATCACCCCGGAGAACTGCCGGAGTGGTCTGCTGGTGGGAGACATTGGCCCCTCGCCCGTGGAGCATCTCATCACcgtgctgctggaggtgggtTCCCTGTGCAGGCACAGCCTTGGGGCCAGTGCGATGAGCTGCACTCCCTGGGCACAATGCTGTGCCAGGACGCCTGCTGCAGGCTGCCCAAGCCAAAACTCCAGGTGGGCTCTGAAAGAAACTAAAACTCATAGAAAAACCCTACCCCAGGCACTGGTCCTGACCTTGTGGTGGCTCCCATGCTAGGTGGAATGAGCCCCACCAGGACAAGACCTGGGTGAAGGTCACCAGCTTGGTTTTCTCTTGGCCCCAGCTAGATCCCTTCCTCCCTGTGGTTTTACAAATGAATCATAATGCCCCCTCTTCCCTGCCCCACATCTGGGAAATTGTCTGAGTGGATTTCTCTCAAAATTCCTGTAAATATTCCTACTGCCAGGCCAGAGCACCCAAAAGCTGCATCAGGCCGGAAGCTCCCACGACtccccctcagtgctgggggctTTTGTTCATGTGCCAGCCCCTGACTCCACTGGGTGCACTCACTGTGCCACTCCCAACACTTCCTAGCCCATGAGGGATGGAAACAGGCCAAGGGGTCTCCTGGTCACAGTGATGAGAAAAACATCAGCAAAACCGCAGCAGTGGCcaccagagctgcagctgggctgggaccaTGCTGCaatgggcagcaggagggggcactgggacaggctgcacTATtgcccactgccctgagcacagGGCCACCCAAAAGAGCACCCAACCCAGCCTTGTCCTCCAGGTCGTGTCCCCCCTGCTCCTGAGTGAGGAGAAAGTGCTGGACTGGCCCAGGATGGTGGTGGAGGACATAGTGCGACAGACCCACCAGCTGCAGAACAAGATGTTCATGATGGGCGGGAAGATCCAAGGGAAGCCGCTGCTCCCACTGCCCGAGCACCTGGTCAGCTGGGATGACTCTGGCGCCGTCCTGGActggtgggtgctgctggcaccACTTGGTGCCAGAAAAGGCAGGCAGGGGCCTGGGGCAGCATGAGTTGCtcagcagaggaggagctgggacacTGGCTCGGTCCCTGcacacccctgggcacagccaacCCCTGCAGCAGAGTGTTGAGGGGCTCTTACCAGGCAGCTGCAAAAAGCAGGCACATGGGGGCTCCCCTGGGGTTGTGTGAGTTCTGCTGGGGAAGTTCATGGTTCCTGTGGGGCATAACCTGTCTACCTTTCAGCCTGGTGGGGCCTGCAGATGGTGCAGTGCTGCACTCCATTGAGACTGTTGTCATCGAGTGGTCCCAGCAGATTGAAGAGATCTTGAACCAGGACTTAGCACGGC
This region includes:
- the CYTH1 gene encoding cytohesin-1 isoform X5 — protein: MGTVSELCASSFQAFLCPSVAAKAVPSDLTPEECQELENIRRRKQELLADIQRLKDEIAEVTNEIENLGSTEERKNMQRNKQVAMGRKKFNMDPKKGIQFLIENDLLKNTCEDIAQFLYKGEGLNKTAIGDYLGERDEFNIQVLHAFVELHEFTDLNLVQALRQFLWSFRLPGEAQKIDRMMEAFAQRYCQCNPGVFQSTDTCYVLSFAIIMLNTSLHNPNVKDKPTAERFIAMNRGINDGGDLPEELLRNLYESIKNEPFKIPEDDGNDLTHTFFNPDREGWLLKLGGRVKTWKRRWFILTDNCLYYFEYTTDKEPRGIIPLENLSIREVEDSKKPNCFELYIPDNKDQVIKACKTEADGRVVEGNHTVYRISAPTPEEKEEWIKCIKAAISRDPFYEMLAARKKKVSSTKRH
- the CYTH1 gene encoding cytohesin-1 isoform X2, giving the protein MPSSFPRKLLRLGFLFLWLLLTWLGRCHECSASAREGPSGTLAEPQHPHCSAVSHPAPCQPQGHRDPRRDSHPVPSDLTPEECQELENIRRRKQELLADIQRLKDEIAEVTNEIENLGSTEERKNMQRNKQVAMGRKKFNMDPKKGIQFLIENDLLKNTCEDIAQFLYKGEGLNKTAIGDYLGERDEFNIQVLHAFVELHEFTDLNLVQALRQFLWSFRLPGEAQKIDRMMEAFAQRYCQCNPGVFQSTDTCYVLSFAIIMLNTSLHNPNVKDKPTAERFIAMNRGINDGGDLPEELLRNLYESIKNEPFKIPEDDGNDLTHTFFNPDREGWLLKLGGRVKTWKRRWFILTDNCLYYFEYTTDKEPRGIIPLENLSIREVEDSKKPNCFELYIPDNKDQVIKACKTEADGRVVEGNHTVYRISAPTPEEKEEWIKCIKAAISRDPFYEMLAARKKKVSSTKRH
- the CYTH1 gene encoding cytohesin-1 isoform X6, translating into MPSDLTPEECQELENIRRRKQELLADIQRLKDEIAEVTNEIENLGSTEERKNMQRNKQVAMGRKKFNMDPKKGIQFLIENDLLKNTCEDIAQFLYKGEGLNKTAIGDYLGERDEFNIQVLHAFVELHEFTDLNLVQALRQFLWSFRLPGEAQKIDRMMEAFAQRYCQCNPGVFQSTGEHLPQTLSLAFCPAADFPFCPADTCYVLSFAIIMLNTSLHNPNVKDKPTAERFIAMNRGINDGGDLPEELLRNLYESIKNEPFKIPEDDGNDLTHTFFNPDREGWLLKLGGRVKTWKRRWFILTDNCLYYFEYTTDKEPRGIIPLENLSIREVEDSKKPNCFELYIPDNKDQVIKACKTEADGRVVEGNHTVYRISAPTPEEKEEWIKCIKAAISRDPFYEMLAARKKKVSSTKRH
- the CYTH1 gene encoding cytohesin-1 isoform X7, with the translated sequence MEEEEGGGCVPSDLTPEECQELENIRRRKQELLADIQRLKDEIAEVTNEIENLGSTEERKNMQRNKQVAMGRKKFNMDPKKGIQFLIENDLLKNTCEDIAQFLYKGEGLNKTAIGDYLGERDEFNIQVLHAFVELHEFTDLNLVQALRQFLWSFRLPGEAQKIDRMMEAFAQRYCQCNPGVFQSTDTCYVLSFAIIMLNTSLHNPNVKDKPTAERFIAMNRGINDGGDLPEELLRNLYESIKNEPFKIPEDDGNDLTHTFFNPDREGWLLKLGGRVKTWKRRWFILTDNCLYYFEYTTDKEPRGIIPLENLSIREVEDSKKPNCFELYIPDNKDQVIKACKTEADGRVVEGNHTVYRISAPTPEEKEEWIKCIKAAISRDPFYEMLAARKKKVSSTKRH
- the CYTH1 gene encoding cytohesin-1 isoform X3, producing the protein MGTVSELCASSFQAFLCPSVAAKAVPSDLTPEECQELENIRRRKQELLADIQRLKDEIAEVTNEIENLGSTEERKNMQRNKQVAMGRKKFNMDPKKGIQFLIENDLLKNTCEDIAQFLYKGEGLNKTAIGDYLGERDEFNIQVLHAFVELHEFTDLNLVQALRQFLWSFRLPGEAQKIDRMMEAFAQRYCQCNPGVFQSTGEHLPQTLSLAFCPAADFPFCPADTCYVLSFAIIMLNTSLHNPNVKDKPTAERFIAMNRGINDGGDLPEELLRNLYESIKNEPFKIPEDDGNDLTHTFFNPDREGWLLKLGGRVKTWKRRWFILTDNCLYYFEYTTDKEPRGIIPLENLSIREVEDSKKPNCFELYIPDNKDQVIKACKTEADGRVVEGNHTVYRISAPTPEEKEEWIKCIKAAISRDPFYEMLAARKKKVSSTKRH
- the CYTH1 gene encoding cytohesin-1 isoform X4, with the translated sequence MEEEEGGGCVPSDLTPEECQELENIRRRKQELLADIQRLKDEIAEVTNEIENLGSTEERKNMQRNKQVAMGRKKFNMDPKKGIQFLIENDLLKNTCEDIAQFLYKGEGLNKTAIGDYLGERDEFNIQVLHAFVELHEFTDLNLVQALRQFLWSFRLPGEAQKIDRMMEAFAQRYCQCNPGVFQSTGEHLPQTLSLAFCPAADFPFCPADTCYVLSFAIIMLNTSLHNPNVKDKPTAERFIAMNRGINDGGDLPEELLRNLYESIKNEPFKIPEDDGNDLTHTFFNPDREGWLLKLGGRVKTWKRRWFILTDNCLYYFEYTTDKEPRGIIPLENLSIREVEDSKKPNCFELYIPDNKDQVIKACKTEADGRVVEGNHTVYRISAPTPEEKEEWIKCIKAAISRDPFYEMLAARKKKVSSTKRH
- the CYTH1 gene encoding cytohesin-1 isoform X1; this encodes MPSSFPRKLLRLGFLFLWLLLTWLGRCHECSASAREGPSGTLAEPQHPHCSAVSHPAPCQPQGHRDPRRDSHPVPSDLTPEECQELENIRRRKQELLADIQRLKDEIAEVTNEIENLGSTEERKNMQRNKQVAMGRKKFNMDPKKGIQFLIENDLLKNTCEDIAQFLYKGEGLNKTAIGDYLGERDEFNIQVLHAFVELHEFTDLNLVQALRQFLWSFRLPGEAQKIDRMMEAFAQRYCQCNPGVFQSTGEHLPQTLSLAFCPAADFPFCPADTCYVLSFAIIMLNTSLHNPNVKDKPTAERFIAMNRGINDGGDLPEELLRNLYESIKNEPFKIPEDDGNDLTHTFFNPDREGWLLKLGGRVKTWKRRWFILTDNCLYYFEYTTDKEPRGIIPLENLSIREVEDSKKPNCFELYIPDNKDQVIKACKTEADGRVVEGNHTVYRISAPTPEEKEEWIKCIKAAISRDPFYEMLAARKKKVSSTKRH